A single region of the Oenococcus kitaharae DSM 17330 genome encodes:
- the uvrC gene encoding excinuclease ABC subunit UvrC has protein sequence MASELIEQKLRLLPDQPGSYQMKDRNDKIIYVGKAKNLKNRVRSYFKSEHTGKTAELVANIHDFEFIVTNSDKEAFLLENTLIKRYRPYFNIRLKFSGSYPYIEITNERDPRLILANTLKHDHGTYFGPYPNVYAASETLHFLESTYPLRRCNGFQGRPCLYYSMGQCLGACFREVPEEEYAKNVAAITRFLNGDTKKAIHDIQKKMKGASDRMEYELAADLRDRLKFIDQTVENQRVLQNDHTPRDLFNFYMDKGWMTIETFFLRQGRLLRQQKETFAMVDSATEELESYIQQFYGQRNAQKPKEILVPKGVDTQLLTETMEVPARVPARGEKRDLLALAEKNARITLEDKFRLMELNEQKTTGAMKEITDALKLPQGHRFESFDHSSTQGTNYVSALVVFEDGLPNKNLYRRYKLQTPTGQDEAQATFEVITRRYTRLRDEGQMYPDLILMDGGEIQLHAAERALRELNIKIPVAAMVKNDKHQTADLLNSQGEHLFLDPHSQGFYLLQRIQDEVHRFVITFHRQLRTKTNLSSRLDEIAGIGPKSRIKLMRRFGSLPKIADASLEELQSLGIGAKTAALVKVSVTAMVRSENKKVFVKAKRKFEKE, from the coding sequence GTGGCTTCCGAGTTAATCGAACAAAAATTAAGACTGCTTCCCGATCAGCCGGGTTCCTATCAAATGAAGGATAGGAATGACAAAATTATCTATGTCGGCAAGGCCAAAAATCTGAAGAATCGTGTCAGGTCTTATTTCAAATCCGAGCACACAGGCAAAACGGCTGAATTGGTGGCCAACATTCATGACTTTGAATTTATTGTGACCAATTCCGATAAAGAAGCTTTTTTGTTGGAAAATACGCTGATCAAGCGCTATCGGCCTTATTTTAATATTCGTTTGAAGTTTTCCGGCTCTTACCCCTATATCGAAATTACAAACGAGCGAGACCCGCGCCTGATTTTAGCCAATACGTTAAAACATGATCATGGAACTTATTTCGGTCCCTATCCTAACGTCTATGCGGCCTCTGAAACACTGCATTTTCTGGAGTCCACATATCCGCTCCGCCGCTGCAATGGTTTTCAAGGCCGGCCTTGCCTCTATTATTCGATGGGACAGTGTCTGGGTGCTTGTTTTCGTGAGGTTCCCGAAGAAGAATATGCCAAGAATGTGGCTGCCATTACACGTTTTCTGAATGGCGATACGAAAAAAGCTATTCATGACATTCAAAAGAAAATGAAGGGTGCTTCAGACCGCATGGAATATGAGCTGGCGGCTGATTTGCGCGACCGTTTGAAGTTCATTGACCAGACGGTCGAGAATCAACGGGTACTGCAAAACGATCACACGCCGCGCGACCTGTTTAACTTCTATATGGATAAAGGCTGGATGACGATTGAAACATTTTTCCTACGCCAGGGACGTCTGCTCCGCCAACAAAAAGAGACTTTTGCGATGGTTGATTCGGCGACAGAAGAATTGGAATCCTATATTCAGCAGTTTTACGGCCAGAGAAATGCGCAAAAACCTAAAGAAATTCTTGTTCCTAAGGGTGTTGACACGCAGCTTTTGACAGAGACGATGGAAGTGCCGGCTCGTGTCCCAGCCCGGGGCGAGAAGCGCGATCTGCTGGCTTTGGCCGAAAAAAATGCCCGTATCACTTTGGAAGACAAATTCCGTTTGATGGAATTAAATGAGCAGAAAACCACGGGTGCCATGAAAGAAATCACAGATGCGTTGAAACTGCCGCAAGGCCATCGCTTTGAATCTTTCGACCATTCCAGTACGCAAGGGACTAATTACGTTTCGGCCTTAGTTGTTTTCGAAGACGGCCTGCCCAACAAAAACCTTTATCGCCGCTACAAGCTGCAGACCCCGACTGGGCAGGACGAAGCTCAGGCGACTTTTGAAGTGATTACGCGCCGTTATACGCGTTTGCGTGATGAAGGGCAGATGTACCCGGATTTAATTCTCATGGACGGCGGCGAGATCCAGCTGCATGCGGCCGAACGCGCACTTAGAGAGCTGAATATTAAGATCCCTGTTGCGGCCATGGTTAAAAATGATAAGCATCAAACGGCTGATTTACTGAATTCACAAGGAGAGCATCTTTTTTTGGACCCGCATTCGCAAGGCTTTTATCTGCTGCAGCGTATCCAAGATGAAGTGCATCGTTTTGTGATTACTTTTCATCGCCAACTGCGGACAAAGACGAATTTGTCTTCACGCTTAGATGAGATTGCCGGTATCGGCCCGAAGTCGCGGATTAAACTAATGCGCCGTTTCGGATCCCTGCCTAAGATTGCTGATGCCTCGCTAGAAGAATTGCAGTCACTGGGAATTGGCGCTAAGACGGCAGCTTTGGTCAAGGTTTCTGTGACCGCTATGGTACGATCTGAGAATAAAAAAGTCTTTGTCAAGGCAAAGCGAAAATTTGAAAAAGAATAG
- the rnz gene encoding ribonuclease Z, with amino-acid sequence MEIEFLGTGAGQPSKQRNVTSIALRLLDERNEVWLFDVGEATQHQLLKSNTRARKITKIFISHMHGDHIFGLPGFLTSRNFQGSEAIDQGRPSDLTIYGPAGLRQYVFSALKAAQVRLQYRVDFVEVHPGVVFQDKQFSVTAFAMNHGIEDYAYRIVEADAVGELQVAKLLNLGLKSGPLFGQIKAGQDISLPDGRVLKSADFIGPDRPGRIVTIVMDTKSNPAIIEAAKNADLLVHESTYDGQNTAMAKKHGHSTCVQAAENAKKAQAKHLILTHISARYLGRAADNLLDEARAVFKNTDLAHDLAVFPIPAKVPVTEKLVKAHA; translated from the coding sequence ATGGAAATAGAATTTTTAGGAACAGGTGCTGGACAACCGAGTAAACAACGAAACGTCACGTCAATTGCGCTGCGTCTTTTAGACGAGAGAAATGAAGTTTGGCTGTTTGATGTCGGTGAAGCCACGCAGCATCAATTATTAAAATCAAATACAAGAGCGCGCAAGATCACGAAGATTTTTATCAGTCATATGCATGGCGACCATATTTTTGGTCTGCCGGGTTTTTTGACTTCGCGAAATTTTCAAGGATCCGAAGCAATTGATCAGGGCCGTCCCAGTGATTTGACCATTTATGGGCCAGCTGGTTTGCGGCAATACGTTTTTTCTGCACTGAAAGCAGCACAAGTCCGTCTGCAGTACCGCGTGGATTTTGTCGAGGTGCATCCAGGCGTTGTTTTTCAAGATAAACAATTTTCAGTAACGGCTTTTGCGATGAACCACGGCATTGAAGATTATGCCTATCGTATTGTTGAAGCTGACGCGGTCGGCGAACTTCAGGTGGCTAAGCTATTAAACCTTGGCTTAAAATCCGGTCCCTTGTTTGGACAAATTAAAGCTGGCCAGGATATTAGCCTGCCCGACGGTCGCGTGTTGAAGAGTGCTGATTTCATCGGGCCTGATCGGCCTGGCAGGATTGTGACAATTGTTATGGATACTAAATCCAACCCAGCAATCATTGAAGCTGCCAAAAACGCCGACCTGCTGGTTCATGAATCGACCTATGATGGACAAAACACAGCCATGGCCAAAAAACACGGCCATTCCACTTGTGTCCAAGCGGCTGAAAATGCGAAAAAAGCTCAGGCTAAACATTTAATTTTGACGCATATTTCGGCACGCTACTTGGGCAGAGCCGCTGATAATTTATTGGATGAGGCCAGAGCTGTTTTTAAGAACACAGATCTTGCTCACGACTTAGCTGTCTTTCCGATTCCTGCTAAGGTCCCTGTCACGGAGAAATTGGTTAAAGCTCATGCTTGA
- the obgE gene encoding GTPase ObgE — translation MAFVDQATIEIKAGSGGDGIISFRHEKFVPLGGPFGGDGGKGGDVYFIADEGLRTLMDFRYNRHFRAKHGEKGGTKGMTGASSDDLYIKVPTGTIVSDAENNQQLADMTENGQTFMVAKGGRGGRGNMRFATPSNPAPEIAENGEPGQVLKVKLELRVLADVGLVGFPSAGKSTFLSVVTSAKPKIAAYHFTTIDPNLGMVQLPDGRDFTIADLPGLIEGASKGVGLGFEFLRHVERARVLLHMIDMSEESGLGISPFEAYQQINHELVTYDPALLQRPMIIVATKMDLPSSQANLQQFKADLAAHDIDQPVEEISSAMQKGTRQLLLKVADLLDQTPKTIAKTNQDAENQSGEKLYEFKDDKAFDFQIEQDGDDWVIVSDRISKLAKMTNKTTDESLRRFARQLRNFGVDERLRQSGAKDGDMVYIDGADFSFEFDE, via the coding sequence ATGGCATTCGTAGATCAAGCAACAATTGAAATAAAAGCCGGCAGCGGCGGTGATGGAATCATCTCTTTTCGTCATGAAAAATTCGTTCCATTGGGCGGCCCTTTTGGTGGTGATGGCGGTAAAGGCGGTGACGTCTATTTTATTGCCGATGAAGGTTTAAGGACTTTGATGGACTTTCGATATAACCGGCATTTTCGTGCTAAACACGGTGAAAAAGGCGGCACGAAAGGCATGACCGGCGCATCCTCTGATGACTTGTATATCAAGGTACCGACTGGAACCATTGTTTCGGATGCAGAAAATAATCAGCAGCTGGCCGATATGACAGAAAACGGGCAGACTTTTATGGTAGCTAAAGGCGGACGCGGCGGACGCGGCAATATGCGTTTTGCCACACCGTCCAATCCAGCGCCGGAAATAGCTGAAAACGGCGAACCCGGACAGGTTTTGAAGGTTAAGCTGGAATTAAGAGTTCTGGCAGATGTTGGCCTGGTTGGTTTCCCATCCGCTGGCAAGTCAACTTTTTTGTCCGTCGTTACTTCAGCCAAGCCCAAAATCGCGGCCTACCATTTTACAACGATTGATCCCAATCTGGGGATGGTGCAATTACCTGACGGCCGAGATTTTACAATTGCCGATTTGCCAGGGTTAATCGAAGGTGCCTCCAAAGGTGTCGGACTGGGCTTTGAATTCTTGCGGCATGTTGAGCGCGCGCGTGTCTTGCTGCATATGATCGATATGAGTGAAGAGTCCGGTTTGGGTATCTCGCCTTTTGAAGCTTACCAGCAGATTAATCATGAACTGGTGACTTACGACCCGGCTCTTTTACAGCGCCCAATGATCATCGTGGCGACGAAAATGGACCTGCCGAGTTCACAGGCTAATCTGCAGCAGTTCAAGGCAGATTTAGCTGCACATGATATTGATCAGCCTGTCGAAGAAATTTCCTCTGCGATGCAGAAGGGAACGCGCCAGTTATTGTTGAAGGTCGCGGATCTTTTGGATCAGACACCTAAGACAATTGCAAAGACCAATCAGGATGCCGAGAATCAAAGTGGCGAAAAGCTTTATGAATTCAAAGATGACAAGGCATTTGATTTTCAAATCGAGCAGGATGGCGATGATTGGGTGATTGTGAGCGATCGCATTAGCAAGCTGGCTAAGATGACCAATAAGACCACCGATGAATCGCTGCGCAGGTTTGCGCGCCAACTGCGCAACTTTGGTGTTGATGAGCGTTTGCGGCAAAGTGGTGCTAAAGACGGCGATATGGTTTACATTGACGGTGCGGATTTTTCTTTTGAGTTTGATGAGTAA